Proteins encoded within one genomic window of Phototrophicus methaneseepsis:
- a CDS encoding aspartate aminotransferase family protein — translation MSATSIIERFQNVMFPAAAPYHGDAPLVVDHAKDQYIWDVDGTRYLDFFGGVLTVSVGHCNEEVTQRTLEQLQKVQHTSTIYINPIMVEVAEKVVALTPPGLQKCYFTNSGTEANETAIMAARMYTGNPIIITLRHAYSGRTMTAMSLTAHGNWRLGGVVDPYVRHVRNPYTYRAPVDLTPEQVVDLCVQDLEETLATTTNGRIAAFMAEPIQGVGGFIVPPEDYFKRVMPIVKEAGGVFIADEVQTGWGRTGGKWFGIEQFGVEPDIMTFAKGMANGSPIGCTITTAEIAEAVQGATFATFGGNPVTMATALATIEYIEAHNLVENAAVQGAKLREKLEEFQAEFPFIGEVRGMGLMQALEIVEPGSKTPDKHRATALMDSAKSHGLLLGKGGLYGNVIRVAPHLNVADADMEAAFELIGAALVDVS, via the coding sequence ATGTCTGCTACGAGTATTATCGAACGTTTTCAAAATGTGATGTTCCCGGCAGCAGCACCCTATCATGGGGATGCCCCCCTGGTTGTCGATCATGCCAAAGATCAATATATCTGGGATGTCGACGGCACCCGTTACCTGGATTTCTTCGGCGGCGTGCTGACGGTCTCCGTCGGTCATTGCAATGAGGAAGTCACCCAGCGCACCCTGGAACAACTCCAGAAAGTACAGCACACCAGCACGATCTATATCAACCCGATTATGGTAGAAGTCGCGGAGAAAGTCGTCGCCCTGACGCCACCCGGCCTACAAAAGTGCTACTTCACTAACAGCGGCACAGAAGCCAACGAAACAGCCATCATGGCGGCCCGTATGTACACCGGCAACCCGATCATCATCACGCTTCGGCACGCCTATTCCGGGCGGACGATGACGGCAATGAGCCTGACTGCACATGGTAACTGGCGCTTAGGCGGCGTGGTTGATCCTTACGTGCGGCATGTGCGCAATCCCTATACCTATCGGGCACCTGTCGATCTCACACCGGAACAGGTTGTGGATTTGTGCGTGCAAGACCTGGAAGAGACCTTAGCGACCACCACCAACGGGCGCATTGCGGCCTTCATGGCGGAGCCTATCCAGGGTGTGGGCGGTTTCATCGTGCCACCGGAAGATTACTTTAAGCGTGTAATGCCAATTGTGAAAGAAGCAGGCGGCGTCTTCATTGCAGATGAAGTGCAAACAGGCTGGGGCCGTACAGGCGGTAAATGGTTCGGCATTGAGCAGTTCGGCGTCGAGCCGGATATTATGACCTTTGCTAAGGGGATGGCGAATGGCTCGCCCATTGGCTGTACGATCACTACGGCTGAAATTGCCGAGGCGGTGCAGGGTGCCACCTTTGCCACATTCGGCGGGAATCCCGTTACGATGGCGACAGCCCTGGCGACGATTGAATACATCGAAGCGCATAACCTGGTCGAAAATGCCGCTGTGCAAGGTGCCAAACTGCGCGAAAAGCTGGAAGAGTTCCAGGCGGAGTTCCCATTTATTGGGGAAGTGCGCGGTATGGGCCTGATGCAAGCGCTGGAGATCGTCGAGCCGGGGAGCAAGACGCCCGATAAGCACCGCGCGACAGCCCTGATGGACAGCGCCAAATCACATGGTCTACTGCTCGGCAAGGGCGGTCTGTATGGCAATGTCATCCGTGTTGCGCCCCATCTCAATGTTGCCGATGCGGATATGGAAGCAGCATTTGAACTGATCGGGGCAGCCTTGGTCGATGTTTCTTAG